In the genome of Candidatus Nitrosotenuis sp. DW1, one region contains:
- a CDS encoding ATPase domain-containing protein, whose amino-acid sequence MISTGIKRLDDLLGGGIKNGIITDIFGASSTGKTQLVLQIAVNCLSQGGTILYQDTTGNFRPERLLDMLKPKKLDTALLDKITVGRITNAQEQFSAISKIGQSNFSLVIIDNITDLFSFEYSKEDQILEKNKQFTKYMKQLATVSFEKKIPIVVVNMIRKINDIEQENLDSVMSLFTHVKIKLSKKSTNYMGEVFPHSGENQFYYKIEKNGLMSST is encoded by the coding sequence ATGATATCGACTGGGATAAAAAGACTAGATGATCTGCTCGGGGGTGGAATAAAAAATGGAATAATTACGGATATCTTTGGCGCAAGCAGTACTGGAAAAACCCAGCTGGTGTTGCAAATAGCAGTTAACTGTCTTTCACAGGGTGGCACCATATTATACCAAGACACAACGGGAAATTTTAGACCCGAACGACTACTGGACATGCTAAAACCAAAAAAACTCGATACGGCACTTCTTGACAAAATAACAGTTGGAAGAATCACAAACGCTCAAGAACAATTCAGTGCCATATCAAAAATAGGACAATCCAATTTTTCGCTAGTCATAATTGACAACATAACTGATCTATTTTCATTCGAGTATTCCAAGGAAGACCAAATCTTAGAAAAAAATAAGCAGTTCACCAAATACATGAAACAATTAGCCACCGTATCGTTTGAGAAAAAAATTCCAATCGTCGTAGTAAATATGATTAGAAAAATTAACGATATCGAACAAGAAAATCTTGATTCTGTCATGAGTCTCTTTACACACGTCAAAATCAAGCTCTCAAAAAAATCAACCAACTACATGGGCGAAGTGTTTCCACATTCTGGGGAAAATCAATTTTATTATAAAATCGAAAAAAACGGATTGATGAGCTCAACTTAA
- a CDS encoding precorrin-8X methylmutase, translating into MQTRKGQSIEDESMEIIEQEIGPHPYRGPEWQIVRRIIHSTADFDFAGENGLIFHKDAVKNGLEALQGGKNIIVDVNGVIGLLNKKNLDDFKTNVICDISNPAVVKEATKLDKTRAQMAMRMRASEMNDGIVVIGNAPTALLEVIGMIKEKITRPKLVIGVPVGFVSAAESKDLLQTIDLPYITNKGRKGGSPCAAAIINALFKIIRESSS; encoded by the coding sequence ATGCAAACTAGAAAGGGCCAGTCCATAGAGGATGAGAGCATGGAGATTATTGAGCAAGAAATAGGTCCTCATCCATATAGAGGACCTGAATGGCAGATAGTAAGAAGAATAATTCATTCAACTGCTGACTTTGATTTTGCAGGGGAAAATGGGCTGATTTTTCATAAAGATGCAGTAAAGAATGGATTAGAAGCGCTTCAGGGCGGCAAGAACATCATAGTTGATGTAAATGGTGTCATTGGACTGTTAAACAAAAAAAATCTTGACGATTTTAAAACAAATGTTATTTGCGACATATCAAATCCCGCAGTAGTAAAAGAAGCCACGAAACTAGACAAGACCAGAGCTCAGATGGCCATGCGCATGAGAGCCTCGGAGATGAATGATGGCATCGTAGTAATAGGTAATGCGCCTACTGCACTTTTGGAGGTAATTGGTATGATAAAAGAAAAAATTACAAGGCCAAAGCTCGTAATTGGCGTGCCAGTTGGCTTTGTATCTGCCGCAGAGTCAAAAGACTTACTGCAAACTATTGATCTTCCATACATAACAAACAAGGGACGAAAAGGTGGATCCCCCTGCGCTGCTGCAATAATAAATGCACTTTTTAAAATTATACGAGAATCATCTAGCTGA
- a CDS encoding RNA-protein complex protein Nop10: MKFQIRKCPDCKKYTLKDACPHCSSKTNTVHPAKFSPDDKYARYRIADKFKEESSSEI; this comes from the coding sequence TTGAAGTTTCAGATTCGTAAGTGTCCAGACTGTAAAAAATATACTCTAAAAGACGCATGTCCACACTGCAGTTCCAAGACGAATACTGTTCATCCAGCAAAGTTTTCTCCTGATGATAAATATGCAAGATACCGTATTGCAGACAAATTTAAAGAAGAGTCATCTAGCGAGATATAG
- the cobO gene encoding cob(I)yrinic acid a,c-diamide adenosyltransferase: protein MEKDGLVIVYTGKGKGKTTAALGMALRATGYNHKTCMIQFIKGSWHYGEMTSSKRLEPEFELTAIGKGFVGILDDKTPKEIHQRIADEAVEISKEKILSGKYDIIILDEINYAVNLGLVPMEKVLEMIKIKPAQLNLVLTGNHAKPEIIEAADLVTEMREIKHPFQQGIRAKKGIDF, encoded by the coding sequence ATGGAAAAAGATGGTCTTGTTATAGTATACACAGGTAAGGGAAAAGGCAAAACGACTGCAGCGCTAGGCATGGCTCTAAGAGCGACAGGATACAATCACAAAACCTGCATGATCCAGTTCATCAAGGGTTCTTGGCATTATGGGGAAATGACATCGTCAAAAAGACTAGAGCCAGAGTTTGAGCTGACAGCCATAGGGAAAGGCTTTGTTGGAATATTAGACGATAAAACTCCCAAAGAAATTCATCAAAGGATTGCAGACGAGGCAGTTGAAATAAGTAAGGAAAAGATTCTTTCTGGAAAATACGACATCATAATACTTGATGAGATAAACTACGCTGTAAATCTTGGCTTGGTACCTATGGAAAAAGTTCTCGAGATGATAAAAATAAAACCAGCACAACTGAATTTGGTTCTGACAGGAAATCATGCCAAACCAGAAATTATTGAAGCTGCAGATTTGGTAACTGAGATGAGAGAGATAAAACATCCCTTTCAACAAGGCATAAGAGCAAAAAAAGGCATAGATTTCTGA
- the metK gene encoding methionine adenosyltransferase, with translation MSRSFLFTSESVTEGHPDKICDKISDALLDEFLRQDPDSRVAIETMTTTGVVIVAGEVTSKARFDIQDVVRKTIREIGYDKPEFGFDADSCSVLVSLHAQSPDISQGVTATDNKDQGAGDQGLMFGYAVNETDELMPLPILLAHKLTRRLAELRKSKELAWVRPDGKSQVTIEYEDGKPKGIEAIVISTQHSPDITNSDIRNQIIEKVIKPVCGKWWNDKIKIHVNPTGRFVIGGPPGDAGLTGRKIIVDTYGGMGRHGGGAFSGKDPSKVDRSACYMCRYIAKNIVASGLADKCEVQVAYAIGVAEPVSLMVNTFGTGKISEEDIENLVRKNFDMRPRAIISHLDLKKPIYRDTAAYGHFGRTDILFPWEKTDKAELLKKAAGL, from the coding sequence ATGTCAAGAAGTTTTCTTTTTACTTCAGAATCAGTAACAGAAGGACATCCTGACAAAATTTGCGACAAAATTTCAGACGCGTTATTAGACGAGTTTCTTAGGCAGGATCCAGATTCCCGTGTTGCTATAGAGACCATGACAACCACGGGTGTTGTGATTGTTGCCGGCGAGGTTACCTCAAAGGCAAGATTTGACATTCAAGACGTAGTGAGAAAGACCATAAGAGAGATAGGATATGACAAGCCAGAATTTGGTTTTGATGCAGACTCTTGCAGTGTGCTAGTTTCATTACATGCACAGAGCCCCGACATATCCCAGGGTGTTACTGCTACAGATAACAAGGATCAGGGAGCAGGTGACCAAGGACTGATGTTTGGTTATGCCGTAAATGAGACTGACGAGTTAATGCCGCTACCAATTCTTCTTGCCCATAAACTAACAAGAAGGCTGGCAGAACTACGCAAAAGCAAAGAACTTGCATGGGTAAGACCCGACGGCAAATCACAGGTGACCATAGAATACGAGGACGGCAAACCAAAAGGAATCGAAGCAATAGTCATATCAACTCAGCATTCTCCAGATATTACAAATTCTGACATTCGAAACCAAATAATTGAAAAAGTGATAAAACCAGTATGCGGCAAATGGTGGAATGATAAGATAAAGATTCACGTCAATCCAACTGGACGCTTTGTGATAGGCGGTCCTCCAGGTGATGCTGGTCTTACTGGAAGAAAGATCATCGTAGACACATATGGTGGAATGGGAAGGCATGGGGGAGGCGCCTTTTCTGGAAAGGATCCATCAAAAGTAGATAGATCGGCATGCTATATGTGTAGATACATTGCAAAAAATATTGTTGCGTCTGGCCTTGCCGACAAATGTGAAGTTCAAGTAGCATATGCAATTGGGGTTGCAGAGCCAGTTTCGTTGATGGTAAACACTTTTGGCACTGGCAAGATATCAGAAGAAGACATCGAGAATCTAGTCAGGAAGAATTTTGACATGAGGCCAAGAGCTATCATATCACATCTTGATCTCAAAAAACCAATTTACAGGGACACTGCGGCGTATGGACACTTTGGAAGAACTGATATTTTGTTTCCTTGGGAAAAAACTGACAAGGCGGAATTGCTAAAAAAGGCAGCCGGATTATAG
- a CDS encoding U6 snRNA-associated Sm-like protein LSm6 — protein MSQTSVKKPLTTLQKNTKKKVTVRLKNEVEYKGKMDNVDSYMNLIMTDAEELHDGKISANYGRVIVRGNNVLFIRLENEL, from the coding sequence TTGTCACAAACAAGCGTGAAGAAACCACTAACAACTCTTCAAAAAAATACAAAAAAGAAAGTCACAGTTAGACTAAAGAACGAAGTAGAGTACAAGGGCAAAATGGATAACGTTGATTCCTACATGAATTTGATTATGACAGACGCGGAGGAGCTTCATGATGGAAAAATATCTGCAAATTATGGCAGAGTTATCGTTAGAGGAAATAACGTATTATTTATCAGACTAGAAAACGAACTATAG
- a CDS encoding sirohydrochlorin chelatase: MKRGLLLIDRGSKEREAEEELEKICLKVKEKGKYIFSEYCFLEVVPPYIEDGIAKCLNQEIDSLTIVPYFLYPGKKVKAAVTEAMKFQTKTKVKFLVTKPMSMHKTLLELVDNRISAALKKNNVDLPKKDVDVLIIGHGSMDPNAQISINYIVDGMRKIYRNADRCFLEIEQPDIASGVESAQKNNPQVLVIVFYFLHEGAHVKTDINQDLKPALEKAKLKHVYITEHIGVDEKMVDLILERAQEVENAN, from the coding sequence ATGAAACGCGGTTTATTGTTAATTGACAGAGGCAGCAAAGAAAGAGAGGCCGAAGAAGAGCTTGAAAAGATTTGCCTAAAAGTAAAGGAAAAAGGCAAGTATATTTTTTCCGAATACTGTTTTCTGGAAGTAGTACCGCCCTACATAGAGGACGGAATTGCAAAATGTCTAAACCAAGAAATAGATTCGCTGACCATAGTTCCCTATTTTCTATATCCAGGCAAAAAGGTCAAAGCAGCTGTAACTGAGGCAATGAAATTTCAAACTAAAACTAAGGTAAAGTTTCTGGTAACAAAACCTATGAGCATGCACAAGACGCTACTTGAACTGGTGGATAACAGAATATCTGCAGCTTTGAAGAAAAACAATGTAGATCTTCCAAAAAAAGACGTAGATGTATTGATTATCGGTCATGGAAGTATGGATCCAAATGCCCAGATCTCGATAAACTACATAGTAGATGGCATGAGAAAGATTTACAGAAATGCAGATCGTTGTTTCCTAGAAATTGAGCAGCCAGACATAGCATCGGGAGTTGAGAGTGCTCAAAAGAACAATCCGCAAGTCTTGGTAATAGTGTTTTATTTCCTTCATGAAGGCGCTCATGTTAAAACAGATATCAACCAGGATCTTAAACCGGCACTGGAAAAAGCGAAACTAAAACATGTTTACATTACCGAACATATAGGGGTTGATGAAAAAATGGTAGATTTGATTTTAGAAAGAGCCCAAGAGGTAGAGAATGCAAACTAG
- a CDS encoding cobalt-precorrin 5A hydrolase, whose translation MGKTAILAITKNGVKIASIIKEMFPTWEIFAPAKFADTTNANWYDDSTTSKIADLYKSSDAIICIFSLGAVIRLIAPHLGDKKTDPAVIVIDDKANFVISTLSGHLGGANELANELAKKLGSTAVITTAADVNKTIPVDLVGRKFGWNIDDDSTVTKISAFMVNEEKVGVYQDAGERNWWEGDLPKNVTVYDTFEKLEKSDSKGFLIITDRKITGEILKNAVVYRPKTLVVGVGLHGDTTKEKILEGLYACLEKFNLSPKAIARFASIKKPQDINSLIETAKEFGVSVEYFERDDLAKVRIPNPSVMVEAFEGTASVSEAASILSSKGSLVVEKQKFPPDLTIAIARIEK comes from the coding sequence ATGGGAAAAACTGCAATTCTCGCAATTACAAAAAACGGAGTCAAGATTGCATCTATAATAAAAGAGATGTTTCCCACATGGGAGATATTTGCGCCAGCAAAATTTGCCGACACCACAAATGCAAATTGGTATGATGACTCTACAACTTCCAAAATTGCAGATCTTTACAAAAGCAGTGATGCAATAATTTGCATATTTTCGTTGGGCGCAGTGATTAGACTAATTGCTCCCCACTTGGGAGATAAAAAAACGGATCCTGCTGTGATTGTAATAGACGACAAGGCAAACTTTGTCATAAGCACATTATCCGGTCATCTTGGAGGAGCAAATGAGCTTGCAAATGAGCTTGCAAAAAAACTTGGTTCAACTGCAGTCATCACCACAGCTGCAGATGTAAACAAGACAATCCCAGTTGATTTGGTAGGAAGAAAATTTGGATGGAATATTGACGATGATTCCACTGTGACAAAAATAAGCGCGTTTATGGTAAATGAGGAGAAAGTTGGAGTGTATCAGGATGCTGGTGAACGAAATTGGTGGGAAGGAGACCTACCAAAAAATGTGACAGTCTACGATACGTTTGAAAAACTGGAAAAATCAGATTCTAAGGGGTTTTTGATAATAACGGACAGAAAAATTACTGGTGAGATTTTGAAAAATGCAGTGGTTTACAGACCAAAAACATTGGTCGTTGGAGTCGGGTTACACGGAGACACCACAAAAGAAAAGATATTGGAAGGTCTGTATGCATGTCTAGAAAAATTCAACCTCAGTCCTAAAGCAATCGCAAGATTTGCATCAATAAAAAAGCCTCAAGATATCAACAGCCTAATTGAAACCGCAAAAGAATTCGGAGTTTCTGTAGAATATTTTGAAAGAGATGATTTGGCAAAGGTTAGAATCCCAAATCCTTCAGTTATGGTTGAGGCGTTTGAGGGTACGGCAAGTGTGTCTGAGGCAGCATCGATATTAAGCTCCAAGGGAAGCCTTGTTGTTGAAAAGCAGAAATTCCCGCCAGATCTCACTATTGCCATAGCGAGGATTGAAAAATGA
- a CDS encoding cobyrinate a,c-diamide synthase: MIRKNKIPRILIAGVTSGVGKTSITCSIIHGMIDNGYSVQPFKVGPDYIDPTYLSAISGNNARNLDSWIMGKEAVVQSFLKNSNSEISVIEGVMGFYDGFSGTSNFSSTHHIASILQAPVILVLDASKTARSIAATALGYTKFHRNSRIVGFILNKIGSKKHEEMCRGALSSLKIPILGIIPKNSEFDIQSRHLGLIPVIEQNELKQKIKKIAKKISGYLDIDGIISAAKQASPFLQASKELQTRYRVKIGVALDKSFNFYYYDNFDALRREGAKIEFFSPISDPVPPKCDGLYIGGGFPEVLGQLLTKNHTMKKSIKSLAEQGMPIYAECGGLMYLTKSIEYGDKKYSTVGLFDAETTMEKKMTLNYTKAQVISDCIVAKKSTKLFGHEFHYSELKSIPKDSKFAYELSIGVGINGKKDGLLEYNTLASYMHLYFDRNNYPYNFVKNCIKFSAR; encoded by the coding sequence ATGATAAGAAAGAACAAAATTCCCCGTATTTTGATTGCAGGTGTTACTAGCGGGGTGGGAAAAACCTCGATAACTTGTTCTATTATTCATGGAATGATAGATAATGGCTATTCAGTGCAACCATTCAAAGTTGGCCCTGACTATATTGATCCAACTTATCTTTCTGCAATTTCGGGTAACAATGCACGAAATCTGGACTCTTGGATAATGGGAAAAGAGGCAGTAGTCCAAAGTTTTTTGAAGAATTCTAACTCAGAAATATCTGTCATTGAAGGAGTAATGGGATTTTATGACGGATTCTCTGGAACTTCGAATTTTTCTAGTACTCATCACATAGCAAGCATACTTCAAGCTCCTGTTATTTTGGTTCTCGATGCAAGTAAGACAGCAAGGTCAATTGCCGCAACTGCATTAGGATACACAAAATTCCATCGAAATTCGAGAATAGTTGGATTCATACTTAACAAAATTGGTAGCAAGAAACACGAAGAGATGTGCAGAGGTGCACTTTCTAGTTTGAAAATTCCCATACTTGGAATAATACCGAAAAATTCTGAATTTGACATACAGTCAAGACATTTGGGATTAATTCCAGTAATTGAACAAAACGAACTAAAACAAAAAATAAAAAAAATTGCAAAAAAAATTTCAGGTTATCTTGACATTGATGGAATAATTTCCGCAGCAAAGCAAGCATCTCCATTTTTACAAGCCAGTAAAGAACTGCAAACGCGATACCGGGTCAAAATAGGCGTAGCGCTTGACAAATCATTCAATTTTTACTATTATGATAATTTTGATGCATTAAGACGCGAAGGTGCAAAGATAGAGTTTTTTAGCCCAATATCAGATCCAGTTCCACCAAAATGTGATGGACTCTACATAGGAGGAGGATTCCCAGAGGTGCTAGGTCAACTCTTGACAAAAAACCACACCATGAAAAAATCAATTAAAAGCCTTGCCGAACAAGGAATGCCAATTTATGCAGAATGCGGTGGACTGATGTATCTTACAAAATCAATTGAATATGGTGACAAGAAATATTCGACAGTTGGTCTTTTTGATGCTGAAACCACCATGGAAAAGAAAATGACATTGAACTATACAAAAGCACAAGTCATTTCAGATTGTATAGTTGCAAAAAAATCAACAAAATTATTTGGCCACGAATTTCATTATTCTGAGCTCAAATCAATTCCAAAAGACTCTAAATTTGCTTACGAGTTATCCATCGGTGTTGGGATTAATGGCAAAAAGGATGGTCTGCTTGAATACAATACGCTTGCCTCATACATGCATCTTTATTTTGATCGGAATAATTATCCGTATAATTTTGTCAAGAATTGTATAAAATTCTCAGCTAGATGA
- a CDS encoding translation initiation factor IF-2 subunit alpha: protein MATESQELPEIGEIVIATITKLTDHGAYVSLDEYSGLQGFLHISEIAPGWVRSVSKFVKEGEKKVLLVKKVNPNRSEIDLSLKQVSKEQQKKKLLEVKRIEKGKTFLENVKEIAGLSDNDIEKLEDVIFSKYDFVYDMFLDVVTKGIAVLDELKLAKKTVSAIEEVSTKIKPPSVEIRGISEITCNKSDGVEVIKNALLDAIGEQKANVNVVYIGAPKYRITVKGQDFKTAERMLKPILDKLQKTVEKNHGTFNFTREESKKTREG from the coding sequence ATGGCTACCGAATCGCAGGAATTACCAGAGATTGGAGAAATTGTGATTGCAACCATAACCAAGCTTACTGACCATGGAGCATATGTCAGCCTTGATGAATACAGTGGACTGCAGGGGTTTCTTCACATATCTGAGATAGCTCCCGGATGGGTTCGCTCCGTAAGCAAGTTTGTGAAAGAAGGCGAAAAGAAAGTACTACTCGTAAAAAAAGTAAACCCAAATAGATCAGAAATTGATCTTTCACTAAAACAGGTTTCAAAAGAGCAGCAAAAGAAAAAGCTGTTAGAAGTCAAGAGAATTGAAAAGGGCAAGACCTTTCTAGAAAACGTTAAGGAGATAGCAGGTTTGTCCGATAATGACATAGAAAAACTTGAAGATGTGATTTTCTCAAAATATGACTTTGTGTACGATATGTTTTTGGATGTAGTAACAAAAGGCATTGCTGTTTTAGATGAGCTAAAACTTGCAAAAAAAACCGTTTCTGCGATAGAAGAGGTAAGTACAAAGATCAAGCCTCCATCAGTTGAAATTCGGGGAATTTCTGAAATTACTTGCAATAAATCTGACGGTGTAGAGGTAATCAAGAATGCGCTTTTGGATGCAATTGGTGAGCAAAAGGCAAATGTAAATGTGGTATACATAGGCGCACCAAAGTACAGAATAACGGTAAAGGGTCAGGACTTTAAGACTGCAGAAAGAATGCTAAAACCCATATTAGATAAACTACAGAAAACCGTTGAAAAAAATCATGGGACGTTTAATTTTACAAGAGAAGAGTCAAAGAAAACAAGAGAAGGATAA
- a CDS encoding SDR family oxidoreductase gives MNEKRSQIAITGANGFVGRNLIKFLNHNKVSIISLTRSKHLSLKYETNVRYSDLDQKNLISKLKNCNALVHLIGQGTQSVDATYDDVNIELTKTIVKLCKNAKIRKIVYISGFGVSKSTTFGYFISKFKAEQEIIKSGLDYTILRASYIVGNNDPLTKNLNKQIKNDSVTIPGSGSYRLQPISVDDVTKVILASTTSKQFSNKIVDLVGPQTVTFENFVRRFTKKQAKIKKVDLEEAYHTALNQPKNAIYGLDDLNILVGDFVGSHKKLERLCGFKLTPLKKIL, from the coding sequence ATGAATGAAAAAAGATCACAAATAGCCATTACTGGGGCAAATGGGTTTGTTGGAAGAAACCTCATAAAATTTCTCAATCACAACAAGGTATCAATAATCAGTCTGACAAGAAGCAAGCATCTGTCTCTCAAATACGAAACAAACGTACGTTATTCTGATCTTGATCAGAAAAATCTTATTTCCAAACTGAAAAACTGTAACGCCTTAGTGCACCTAATTGGACAAGGAACACAAAGTGTTGATGCTACTTATGATGATGTCAATATTGAGCTAACAAAAACAATTGTGAAACTATGCAAGAATGCAAAAATTAGGAAAATTGTTTACATAAGTGGTTTTGGTGTCAGTAAATCAACAACGTTTGGGTATTTTATCTCAAAATTCAAAGCAGAGCAAGAAATAATCAAGTCTGGTCTTGATTACACAATCCTAAGAGCATCCTATATAGTCGGAAATAACGATCCGCTTACAAAAAACCTGAATAAGCAAATCAAAAACGACTCAGTAACAATTCCTGGCTCTGGATCATATAGGCTGCAACCAATATCTGTCGATGACGTGACAAAAGTGATTCTCGCTTCCACAACTAGTAAGCAATTTTCAAATAAAATTGTAGATCTTGTCGGCCCACAAACCGTGACCTTTGAAAATTTTGTAAGGAGATTTACCAAGAAACAAGCTAAAATTAAAAAAGTTGATCTGGAAGAAGCATATCATACGGCATTAAATCAACCAAAAAATGCCATTTATGGATTAGACGACCTGAACATACTTGTCGGCGACTTTGTTGGTAGTCACAAAAAGCTAGAGCGATTATGCGGCTTTAAACTGACACCACTAAAAAAGATTCTATAA